In Chryseobacterium wanjuense, the genomic stretch AACAGGGCTTTCAGAAATATCAAATTCAAAATCCTGCTTTTCTTTGGGTAAGAGAATAATGGTTTTTATCTCCACTTCTATCGGGAAAAAATGATCATAAAACATTTCAACAAACTTTTTTTTCTTCCCTTCATGGATATAGTCTGTAAACGACGAATTTTTCAATGGCCCGATACTGATATCCAGATGATTGGAATAATCATCATAGGTAGTTCCGGCAATAAGATCCAGCCCCAGTCTGCTCATTCCCAACTCGGTATTCTGCTCTTCATCCGAATATTTATGATGCCCTTTGTACGAAATATGTACATCTTCTTCCAATAAAAGCGAAAGAATATTGCACGTCTGCTCAATATCACCTACAATTCTGTAAGAGAAAGGCAGCAATCGTATAAATTTAGAAACCAAAAGCGCAGGAAAATCCCTATCGATTCCCCAAAAATCATAAAACATCTGCGGAACGAGATGACTGTTTAATTCAAATAAAAAACTGTCTTCAAAATGTTCCACCTCCACTCCATAGCTGAACAATTCATTTTCAAAAGGCTGAAAAAAACTGCGCGCCGCTTTCTGCTGCTTTTTCTGCACCTGATATTCTTTGATCATGACGTCTACATCCTTATTAAGAGCGTCATTCTTGGTATCATGGGTCAGGTTTTCCGGAAGCATATCATAAAAACTGTCCCGGGAAAGATTGAGCTGCAGGGTTTGCTGATCGTTATATTCATGATCCAGAATTTCACTTTCAAGAATATCAAAACGGTAGGCTCTGGAGAATTGCCCTTCATGTTGAGTCACATACTGATTTTCATCAATCTTGTGATTTTTAAGCAAATCATTAATGATAACTTCAGCTTTAATATCATACTTTAAAGCATCAATCTGACTGGCGATATATTCTAATTTTTCCATGTCTTTTTACTTTAAACGTCCTGCTGCGATATATCTCAGCTGAAAATATTCATCATTAAAATTATAGATGTTCAGGCCTTTTGAAGTGCAGGCTACAATCCTGTCGTTGCGAAGATAAATCCCGACATCTGAAATAGGATGTGTTTTATCATATCTGAAAAATAAGATATCGCCTTCCTGCAAAAAAGTTCTTCCCGTAAAAAGCTGGATTTCTTTGGATCTGAAAATCCCGTCCGGAGTTTTAGAAAGTGTTTTATCGAAAACATCACTATACAAAGCCTGAACAAAATAGGAGCCGTCCACACCCACATTTTTTTCCAGCGTTTGCTTCTTATAGGGAGTTCCAAGCCATTCATCGATATAAGAATACAGCTTGTAATCCTTAATTTCTTTAGGCATAACCCCTAAGATTATAGAATATTTTTCTTTAATCTTTAAAACATCATCGCTTAAACCTTCGGAATTGTCGTCAATCGTAGAATAAACAGAGTCTAAATTCTTCTTTTCCTGACCTTTATCTTTAAGATATTCACTTAAAGAATATTTATATGGAATTTCTTTAATGTATTTCTTACCTGTACATGAATAAAATACAGAATACGCAATAAATATGTAAATTATTTTTATTAATCTCATTATTATAATTTGTGTTTTGGCAAATATATTAATTTTTGAATAAATCATTAAATATTTAACATTTTTTAAAACTCTTTTTTTTGGTCATGTAAAAAATCCTGAATATATTTGCATGTAAACACAAATAGTTGATGAAAAAAAGTAATCGCACATTATTTCAGAATGTAGATTATCGGGTCTATATATGCTTTGGTATCTTGCTTTCAGCCAGTGTGCTTCTTCTTTTGTACCAATTTACCAGACATGTTGACTGTGATGATGCGAAGTTTCTCGTACATGCAGACGACTATGTTGTCAATCATGTAGTCGAGTTTCAGGACAATACCAAGGGAGCCAGCAGCTGGGAATGGGATTTCGGAGACAGTACGGCTGTTGATAAAAGACAAATTACTTTACATCAATATAAAAAACCCGGTGATTATATTGTAAAACTGACCATTAACGGAAACTGCGTCCATGAAAAAAAGCTGACAATTACAAGTATCAGTCAGCAAACGGGGTATCTGCCTTTTATTATTTCACCAAATGTGGTTACCGTAGGAGAAACAGTGCAGTTTGATGCTGAAAAAGAAGGCGGTGTTTCCTGGGAATGGAGCTTTGGAGAGACTTCCAATACTGATGCTCTGGATAAAAATCCGAGCTACCGCTTCAAAACGGTTGGTGAAAAAAAGATCACCTTAATTGTAAACGGGGATCTTGAGCATACTGCTGTTAAAACCATTTATGTAGCACCCAAAACCATTAATGCCAAGCAAAAGATCGATATAAAATCTTACGAATTTGAAAGACCTCATGCCGCATTTTCGTTGCCAAGAGGAGAAGCGCAGAAAGATCCGCTGGTTGATATGCTTCAGTACATTCCGGTGGCGCCAAAAACCAAATCAAAAAAAGATTCTGCCATCGCAGAGAAAAAAGCACCCGAAATATCCAATGAACAATTTCAGCTCTTGCTGAATCAGGTGGCAGCGCAAGCGAAAACTAAAGACGATTTTAAGGACTACTTGTGCGGAAATTTTGAGGTTCCTGTTGTGATTAATGATAAAAAACTTATGCCCTTCGATCAGTTTTGTCAAAATCTGATGGGTAAAAAGATCAAAATAACGGCTTTAAGGTTAAATAAAGACTCAAAAAATTGTATTCAAAACATTACTATTCAGTATAAAGTAAAAAAAATGCTGATTTGGATGAATGAATAGCCAGATATATTCAATTTATTCTTTATATTTAAATTGATTATTTTTTTTATTACTAGGCCTTCTTTTATGGGAGGCCTTTTACATTATAATATTTCTATTTTATCATTATTTTTCGGAATAGTTATATTTTTTACAACAAAAGAGATATTTCGTACAATTTTTTGATCTTGAGAACAAATATGTTTGCAATGTTTAAAAAATATTGAAATATGAATGTATTAAAAAAATTCTGTTATCTCCTGACAGCGTTTACCCTTGCCACGACTGCCATTTCCTGTTCCGATGACAACAATACGATTGTAGAAGAACAGCTGACTCCTTCACAAATTCTGGCTTCCACTCCATGGGCAACCACCGGCGCGAAAGACAAAAACGGCAAGAGCGTCGCCCTGAATGATCCCAATGTAGCAGGTTTTGTGGGTTTTGCTTACTTTAATGGCGATGGAAATTTTGCAATCTACGGTCTGAATGACGTTTTGAGATCAATCGGAACCTGGTCTGTAGATCCTGCAGGAAAGAAAAGAACGATCACAGCGCTGCGTCCAGACGGAACGACCATCTTCACACGCAACGTGGATATTCTTGAGCTGAATAAAAATGTTTTCACTTATAGAATTCATACCAATGCCAGCGATCCTTCCGTATATTACGACATCATCCATG encodes the following:
- a CDS encoding type VI secretion system baseplate subunit TssG — translated: MEKLEYIASQIDALKYDIKAEVIINDLLKNHKIDENQYVTQHEGQFSRAYRFDILESEILDHEYNDQQTLQLNLSRDSFYDMLPENLTHDTKNDALNKDVDVMIKEYQVQKKQQKAARSFFQPFENELFSYGVEVEHFEDSFLFELNSHLVPQMFYDFWGIDRDFPALLVSKFIRLLPFSYRIVGDIEQTCNILSLLLEEDVHISYKGHHKYSDEEQNTELGMSRLGLDLIAGTTYDDYSNHLDISIGPLKNSSFTDYIHEGKKKKFVEMFYDHFFPIEVEIKTIILLPKEKQDFEFDISESPVLGYNTRI
- a CDS encoding C40 family peptidase, giving the protein MRLIKIIYIFIAYSVFYSCTGKKYIKEIPYKYSLSEYLKDKGQEKKNLDSVYSTIDDNSEGLSDDVLKIKEKYSIILGVMPKEIKDYKLYSYIDEWLGTPYKKQTLEKNVGVDGSYFVQALYSDVFDKTLSKTPDGIFRSKEIQLFTGRTFLQEGDILFFRYDKTHPISDVGIYLRNDRIVACTSKGLNIYNFNDEYFQLRYIAAGRLK
- a CDS encoding PKD domain-containing protein, which gives rise to MKKSNRTLFQNVDYRVYICFGILLSASVLLLLYQFTRHVDCDDAKFLVHADDYVVNHVVEFQDNTKGASSWEWDFGDSTAVDKRQITLHQYKKPGDYIVKLTINGNCVHEKKLTITSISQQTGYLPFIISPNVVTVGETVQFDAEKEGGVSWEWSFGETSNTDALDKNPSYRFKTVGEKKITLIVNGDLEHTAVKTIYVAPKTINAKQKIDIKSYEFERPHAAFSLPRGEAQKDPLVDMLQYIPVAPKTKSKKDSAIAEKKAPEISNEQFQLLLNQVAAQAKTKDDFKDYLCGNFEVPVVINDKKLMPFDQFCQNLMGKKIKITALRLNKDSKNCIQNITIQYKVKKMLIWMNE
- a CDS encoding DUF4822 domain-containing protein, producing MNVLKKFCYLLTAFTLATTAISCSDDNNTIVEEQLTPSQILASTPWATTGAKDKNGKSVALNDPNVAGFVGFAYFNGDGNFAIYGLNDVLRSIGTWSVDPAGKKRTITALRPDGTTIFTRNVDILELNKNVFTYRIHTNASDPSVYYDIIHERVSHAEPANGQRTLASTAWETTDALDKDGNHVNLNDASVNGFVGYAYFRAGGQYAIYGLNDVLRNQGDWSISPDGKTRTLIARNPDGSIMFQRDVEILELNDQKFTYRITPNAANPSVFYDIVHEPVDHLEP